The Pseudomonas nunensis genome includes the window AAACCGGCGCTGGTGGACCGTCGCGGCAATGGCGCCCATACCGATTTGCACCTCGGGCTTATGCACGCTTCGGCGCTGTCTCTGTGGCCGGCGTTCAAGGAAATGGCGGAAGCTGCTATCGAATTTGGCGAGGTTGGATTGCCGTTGCGCGAAGCCCTCGGGCGGATCGGCCGGGAAGGGGAGCAAGCGATGCTCGCCACTACCAGCGGTGTGAATACTCATCGCGGGGCGATTTGGGCTTTGGGGCTGTTGGTCGCAGCGGCCGCACTTGAAAACACCAACGCCAGCGCCGTCACTCTGTACGCCGCACGTCTGGCTTTGCTCGACGACCGTTTCGCTCCACGTCCTCTAAGCCACGGCGCCCAAGTCGCCCAACGCTACGGCGCACGCGGCGCCCGTGAAGAAGCGCAGCTTGGTTTCCCTTCCGTGCTGCATCGCGCACTGCCCCAACTCCATCGCAGCCGCGCCCTGGGCCACGGCGAACAGAACGCGCGCCTCGATGCCTTGCTCGCGATCATGACCCAACTGGCGGACACCTGTGTGCTCTACCGCGCCGGCGAACAAGGCCTGCAAACCATGCAACGCGGCGCACAAGCCGTGCTCGACGCGGGCGGCAGTGCCAGCCTCGGCGGTCGTCGGCGTTTGCATGAACTGGACGAACAATTAATCGCGTTGAACGCCTCGCCGGGCGGCGCTGCTGATTTGCTCGCCGCTTGCCTGTTCATCGACCGCATCGAATCCGGAGCTTTCTGATGGAAACCTTATCCTTTGAATTCCCCGCCGGGCAGCCGCCCCGGGGCCGGACGCTGGTGGGCTGTGTCGGCTCGGGCGATCTGGAAGTGCTGATCGAACCGGGTCAGGCCGGCAAGCTGACCATCCAGGTGCAGACCTCGGTGAATGGCGCCGAACAACGCTGGCAGCATCTGTTTGCGCGGATGTTCGACGGGCAGACCCCGCCGGCGATGGCGATTGATATCCACGACTTCGGCGCGACGCCGGGCGTGGTGCGCTTGCGTCTGGAACAAGGCTTTGAGGAGATTGGCCATGACTGATCTCCTAAACAAACACAGCTTCGTCGAACTCGGCGCCCGGCAACGGGCGAAAGCCTTGCTCGACGCCGGCACCTTCCGCGAATTGCTCGATCCGTTTCAGCGAATCATGTCGCCATGGCTCTCGCGCCAAGGCGTGGTGCCGCAAGCCGATGACGGCGTAGTGATCGCCAAGGGCAGCATCGGCGGATTGCCGGTGGTGATCGCCGCGATTGAAGGTTCGTTTCAGGGCGGCAGCCTCGGCGAAGTCGGCGGGGCGAAGATGGCCGGTGCGCTGGAACTGGCAGCGGAAGACAACCGCAAAGGCATTCCGACCCGCGCCGTGCTGTTGCTGGAAACCGGTGGCGTGCGCTTGCAGGAAGCCAATCTCGGGTTGGCGGCGATTGCGGATATTCACGCGGCGATTGTCGATCTGCGTCAGTACCAACCGGTGGTTGGCGTGGTGGCGGGCAGCGTCGGTTGCTTTGGCGGGATGTCGATTGCCGCCGGGTTGTGCAGTTATTTGCTGGTGACCCAGGAAGCGCGGCTTGGTTTGAACGGCCCGCAGGTGATCGAGCAGGAAGCCGGGATTGAGGAATACGACTCCCGGGATCGTCCTTTCATCTGGAGCCTGACCGGTGGCGAGCAACGCTTTGCCAGTGGTTTGGTGGATCGGTATGCCGCCGATGATGTGGCAGAGATTCAGCAGCAGGTCAGCGAATTGCTCAAGCAAGGCGTGCCCGCGAAGCAGCGTAGCCAACAATCCGAACTGTTCCTGCAACGCTTGGCGCGTCTGGATGCCGAGCCGCAAATCGAGCCGTCGGTGGTTCGCGATCTGTATCAAGGAGAGGGCGCATGAGAGGTTTGAACTGGTTCAATGCTTTGAGTGCTGGCGCCAAACCAGTCGAGGGTTTGCCGGCTTCTTTGAAGGTTGCCGACGGCGTGTTGGGCGACCAATCGGTGCGCTTTATTGCGGTGGTAACTGACCCCGACAACCGCTTCGCTCGCGCTCGCAATGGCGAGGTCGGATTGCTCGAAGGTTGGGGTTTGGCCAAAGCCGTGGATGAAGTCATTGCTGCCGACAGCGATAAAACGCGAAAGCGCGCCTTGATCGCCATCGTCGATGTACCGAGCCAAGCCTATGGCCGTCGCGAGGAAGCTCTCGGGATTCATCAGGCGTTGGCGGGAGCGGCGGACAGTTACGCTCGTGCACGTTTGGCCGGTCACGCGGTGATTGGTCTGCTGGTGGGCAAGGCGATGTCCGGGGCGTTTCTCGCTCACGGGTATCAGGCCAATCGCCTGATCGCCCTGCGCGATCCGGGCGTGATGGTGCATGCGATGGGCAAGGCTTCAGCGGCGCGGGTGACCTTGCGCAGCGTTGAAGAACTCGAAGCCCTGGCCGCCAGCGTGCCGCCGATGGCGTATGACATCGACAGCTACGCGAGCCTCGGTTTGCTTTGGGAAACCTTGTCGGTGGAGAAGATCGAACAGCCGACGGCGCAGGATCTTTCCCGCGTGACGGAATGCCTGAATCAGGCGATCAGCGATGTCGCCGCAAGCGGTCGCGACCTGAGCAGTCGCTTGGGCGCCAGCAACCGCGCGGCATCAAGCAAGGTTCGCGAACTGTTGAGAGCGCAGTGGTGAATACGTTTCTGGCGCACGACTTGCTCTGGGGCATGACCCCGGCGCAGTTGCCTGCGGATGCGCCGTTGTGGGCGATTCAGTCGCTTGGCTCCGGTCAGCCTGTGGTGGTTCGGCGTGCGTTGAGCGCGCCGGGTCAGGTCGCGGTCGGAGTGCGTGGGCCATTGCGCGAGCAGCGTTATGCGACGGTGATGTCGGTGGATTCGATTCAGCGTCGGGTCACACCGGAAGAGATTTGCCATGCCTCGATTGATCGGGATCTGCCGGCCTTGCGCGCCTTGTCGCAACTGCGGGCGATGCTGGATGCCAGCGGTTGGATTTGGGGCATCAGCGGTAGCGCCGGGTTCGAATTGGCCAGCGGTGTTGAAGCACTGCATGAGCGCAGCGATCTCGACTTGATCCTGCGCACACCGCAACCGCTGGACCGTGAACAAGCTCGGGAGTGGGTGAGGATTTTTGATACCTGCGCCTGCCAAGTGGACATGCAATTACAAACGCCTTTGGGTGCGGTTGCCTTACGTGAATGGGCCAGCCCTGCACGTCGGGTGCTGCTGAAAAATGCCCGCGAAGCCTGCCTGGTGATCGATCCGTGGAACCCACAGGAGCAAGCCGCATGAGCAGCCTGCTGGTGTTCCCCGGCCAGGGCGCGCAGCAGCCGGGCATGCTGCAGCGTTTGCCTCGGGAAACGCTGAACGAGGCGAGTGAGGTCCTGGGCGAAGACGCGTTGCTGCTGGATTCTGCCGAGGCGCTGAAGTCGACGCGGGCGGTTCAGCTGTGCTTGCTGATCGCTGGCGTCGCGGCTTCACGGCAATTGCAGGCACCAGCGGATTACGTGGCGGGATTGTCCATAGGCGCGTATCCGGCGGCGGTGGTCGCTGGCGCGTTGAGCTTCAGCGATGCGCTGCATCTGGTCAGCCTGCGCGGTGAACTGATGCAGCAGGCTTATCCACAGGGCTATGGCATGACTGCGATCATCGGTCTGGATTTATCCACCGTGGAAGCATTGCTGGCGCAGGTTCACAGCGACGAAACACCCGTGTACCTGGCCAATATCAACGCCGATAACCAGGTGGTGATTGCCGGCAGTGACGAAGGGATGAAAGCCGTGGCGCTGTTGGCGAAAAGTCGCGGTGCCGGGTTGGCCAAACGCTTGGCGGTCAGCGTGCCGTCGCACTGTCCTTTGTTGGACGCCCCGGCCAAAACCCTGGCCGAAGCCTTCGCCAAAGTGACACTCAAAACACCGACGATGGGTTACCTGAGCGGCAGTCGCGCCCGGCCCATCGTCAACATCGAAGCCCTGCGCGATGACCTCGCTTTCAACATGTGCCGCGTCGTCGATTGGCGCGGCACGGTGCAAAGCGCCTACGAGCGTGGCGTGCGTTTACACATCGAACTGCCGCCCGGTGCGGTGTTGACCGGGCTGGCGCGCCGGGTGTTCGAGCAGGGCACCGTGATTGCCTTCGACGGTGCTCGGCTGGATACCTTGCAAGCGCTGTTGCGTGAGGAGGGAAGCCGCCAACTTTAGAACACCGACTCAGGCTTGCGAAGCACAAAAACAACAACTTCGACGATGCACTTTGAGGACTACAACAATGATTATTTACGGTGTGGCGCTGTTGGCGATCTGTACGCTGGCAGGGGTGATCATGGGCGATGCCCTAGGCATGTTATTGGGCGTGAAGTCTAACGTCGGCGGGGTCGGGATCGCGATGATCCTGTTGATCTGCGCGCGGTTGTACATGCAAAAACGCGGCGGCATGACCAAGGATTGCGAGATGGGCGTCGGCTTCTGGGGCGCGATGTATATTCCAGTCGTCGTAGCGATGGCGGCGCAACAGAACGTCGTGACCGCGTTGCACGGTGGCCCGGTTGCCGTGTTGGCAGCCATCGGTTCGGTGGTGATTTGCGGCTGCACCATTGCGCTGATCAGCCGGACTCACAAAGGCGAACCTTTGCCCGATGAACCGGCGGAAGTGACCCCGCTCGGCACCCCAGTAGGAGGTCGCTGATATGTGGGAACTCATTGATAAAGGCCTGACCGCCAATGGTCTGGTCACCGCATTCGCATTCGTCGGCATCATCATGTGGGTGTCGGTGGTGTTGTCCAAACGCCTGACCTACGGGCGGATTCACGGCTCGGCGATTGCCATCGTCATCGGCCTGGTGCTGGCCTGGGTCGGCGGCACCATGACCGGCGGGCAAAAAGGTTTGGCGGATCTGTCGTTGTTCTCCGGCATCGGTTTGATGGGCGGCGCCATGCTGCGGGATTTCGCCATCGTCGCCACGGCGTTCGAAGTGCAAGCCACCGAAGCGAAAAAGGCCGGGTTGGTCGGCGCGATTGCGCTGCTGCTCGGCACGGTGCTGCCGTTCATTGTCGGCGCGAGCATTGCCTGGGCCTTCGGTTATCGCGATGCGATCAGCATGACCACCATCGGCGCGGGCGCGGTGACGTACATCGTCGGGCCGGTGACCGGGGCGGCGATTGGTGCCAGTTCGGATGTGGTGGCGTTGTCGATTGCTACCGGGTTGATCAAGGCGATTCTGGTAATGGTCGGCACGCCGATGGCGGCGAAATGGATGGGCCTGGATAACCCGCGTTCGGCGATGGTGTTTGGCGGGTTGGCCGGGACCGTGAGTGGTGTGACGGCGGGGCTGGCGGCGACGGATCGGCGGTTGGTGCCTTATGGGGCGTTGACGGCGACTTTCCATACCGGGCTTGGGTGCCTGCTTGGGCCTTCGTTGTTGTACTTCATTGTTCGCGGGATTGTGGGGTAGGGCTTTAGTTCTTTGTTGAATGTGCTGGCGCGTTCGCGGGCAAGCCTCGCT containing:
- a CDS encoding triphosphoribosyl-dephospho-CoA synthase; the protein is MHALNLQPKTLTLADRLADLAVDALIDEADLSPKPALVDRRGNGAHTDLHLGLMHASALSLWPAFKEMAEAAIEFGEVGLPLREALGRIGREGEQAMLATTSGVNTHRGAIWALGLLVAAAALENTNASAVTLYAARLALLDDRFAPRPLSHGAQVAQRYGARGAREEAQLGFPSVLHRALPQLHRSRALGHGEQNARLDALLAIMTQLADTCVLYRAGEQGLQTMQRGAQAVLDAGGSASLGGRRRLHELDEQLIALNASPGGAADLLAACLFIDRIESGAF
- a CDS encoding malonate decarboxylase subunit delta, encoding METLSFEFPAGQPPRGRTLVGCVGSGDLEVLIEPGQAGKLTIQVQTSVNGAEQRWQHLFARMFDGQTPPAMAIDIHDFGATPGVVRLRLEQGFEEIGHD
- a CDS encoding biotin-independent malonate decarboxylase subunit beta, translating into MTDLLNKHSFVELGARQRAKALLDAGTFRELLDPFQRIMSPWLSRQGVVPQADDGVVIAKGSIGGLPVVIAAIEGSFQGGSLGEVGGAKMAGALELAAEDNRKGIPTRAVLLLETGGVRLQEANLGLAAIADIHAAIVDLRQYQPVVGVVAGSVGCFGGMSIAAGLCSYLLVTQEARLGLNGPQVIEQEAGIEEYDSRDRPFIWSLTGGEQRFASGLVDRYAADDVAEIQQQVSELLKQGVPAKQRSQQSELFLQRLARLDAEPQIEPSVVRDLYQGEGA
- the mdcE gene encoding biotin-independent malonate decarboxylase subunit gamma, coding for MRGLNWFNALSAGAKPVEGLPASLKVADGVLGDQSVRFIAVVTDPDNRFARARNGEVGLLEGWGLAKAVDEVIAADSDKTRKRALIAIVDVPSQAYGRREEALGIHQALAGAADSYARARLAGHAVIGLLVGKAMSGAFLAHGYQANRLIALRDPGVMVHAMGKASAARVTLRSVEELEALAASVPPMAYDIDSYASLGLLWETLSVEKIEQPTAQDLSRVTECLNQAISDVAASGRDLSSRLGASNRAASSKVRELLRAQW
- a CDS encoding malonate decarboxylase holo-ACP synthase, whose product is MVNTFLAHDLLWGMTPAQLPADAPLWAIQSLGSGQPVVVRRALSAPGQVAVGVRGPLREQRYATVMSVDSIQRRVTPEEICHASIDRDLPALRALSQLRAMLDASGWIWGISGSAGFELASGVEALHERSDLDLILRTPQPLDREQAREWVRIFDTCACQVDMQLQTPLGAVALREWASPARRVLLKNAREACLVIDPWNPQEQAA
- the mdcH gene encoding malonate decarboxylase subunit epsilon encodes the protein MSSLLVFPGQGAQQPGMLQRLPRETLNEASEVLGEDALLLDSAEALKSTRAVQLCLLIAGVAASRQLQAPADYVAGLSIGAYPAAVVAGALSFSDALHLVSLRGELMQQAYPQGYGMTAIIGLDLSTVEALLAQVHSDETPVYLANINADNQVVIAGSDEGMKAVALLAKSRGAGLAKRLAVSVPSHCPLLDAPAKTLAEAFAKVTLKTPTMGYLSGSRARPIVNIEALRDDLAFNMCRVVDWRGTVQSAYERGVRLHIELPPGAVLTGLARRVFEQGTVIAFDGARLDTLQALLREEGSRQL
- the madL gene encoding malonate transporter subunit MadL, which codes for MIIYGVALLAICTLAGVIMGDALGMLLGVKSNVGGVGIAMILLICARLYMQKRGGMTKDCEMGVGFWGAMYIPVVVAMAAQQNVVTALHGGPVAVLAAIGSVVICGCTIALISRTHKGEPLPDEPAEVTPLGTPVGGR
- the madM gene encoding malonate transporter subunit MadM encodes the protein MWELIDKGLTANGLVTAFAFVGIIMWVSVVLSKRLTYGRIHGSAIAIVIGLVLAWVGGTMTGGQKGLADLSLFSGIGLMGGAMLRDFAIVATAFEVQATEAKKAGLVGAIALLLGTVLPFIVGASIAWAFGYRDAISMTTIGAGAVTYIVGPVTGAAIGASSDVVALSIATGLIKAILVMVGTPMAAKWMGLDNPRSAMVFGGLAGTVSGVTAGLAATDRRLVPYGALTATFHTGLGCLLGPSLLYFIVRGIVG